From Pungitius pungitius chromosome 9, fPunPun2.1, whole genome shotgun sequence, one genomic window encodes:
- the patl1 gene encoding protein PAT1 homolog 1 isoform X1 — MFRFQSLDEDCTLEEEDEGLVEEEDEIDQFNDDTFGAGAIDDDWQEEHKRLAGLEERDGLGAELGLEGGGLGEESDLGEGQTSTATHLHSAGHIPLSSPLSSLKFSLSSSGLPPDVDDRGGGGDLAESLARLILEADPAIAGVGAAEKPGPSPSSSRSSLSALQGLNRPGVSPQPSSIPHPIQPHQHPQHPQHQLPSGPSVSGLAPGLPLSSMLSYQQQQHLLRRGTAPMAQMNSHSIWENSMGFGPVSVSPGLVTHMEDSPLMSIIKEVGLPKRPSQARNDEVRDLSERVPPPRSSSPVIGSPPVRAVPIGTPPKQPMSHALNHQIHHPTAVHVRAPVQHRYPAPFPERVSPNTLLNIANSPLCRGPFPPGVGTVLSQIQRAQLLNSQVAGFSRGGPGPPLLPVGSGFRPFFRGPPPPLGHRMGPSPHGHLNHTPPIRHNTTHLHPQHRRMLTQRMQSRGGERGRTGGDRRSRDPYSNLMTQKEKEWVTKIQMMQLQSTDPYLDDYYYQNYYEKMEKRQERERDSSKKEYTTKLITPQVAKVEHTYRPVQFAGSLGKLTVSSVNNPRKMIDAVVTTRTDDEEKREKQVWNKRRQILYTVEKMYSMLLEVQDFEKRFVQAPEEDREALLEQHKTNTTQLCNSLREKEWDNRVNDEQCVMIMSVRKGKRLISRLLPFLPSPQAAAVVMAISRNLPALAKKDKQDQVLCWLVEPVSAVIQSLSSSTLTDLLQELQGSEGQLATVLHNKFGVTLLYLILSEGERMQSTAPNCQLMDDNRWTELVFSVTRELLSIPSSSLSPPLFMPPNLLSLFSRYVDRQRLDLLQDKLQNTSSSS; from the exons ATGTTCCGATTTCAG TCCCTGGATGAAGACTGTACGTTGGAGGAAGAAGACGAGGGACTGgtagaagaggaagatgaaatTGATCAGTTCAATGATGACACCTTCGGTGCTGGGGCCATTG ATGACGACTGGCAAGAAGAACACAAGCGCCTCGCTGGGCTTGAAGAGAGGGACGGGCTTGGCGCGGAACTGGGTTTGGAAGGAGGGGGACTGGGAGAAGAATCTGACTTAGGCGAAGGTCAGACCTCAACCGCCACGCATCTCCATTCAGCAGGCCATATACCCCTTTCATCTCCCCTTTCTTCCCTGAAGTTCTCCTTGTCTTCCTCTGGACTGCCTCCAG ATGTAGATGatcgaggagggggaggggactTGGCTGAGTCCCTGGCCAGACTCATTCTGGAGGCTGACCCGGCCATCGCAGGGGTTGGAGCAGCTGAAAAACCTGGTCCATCCCCCAGCTCTTCACGTTCTAGCCTTTCTGCTCTACAAGGCTTGAACCGCCCCGGAGTCTCGCCCCagccctcctccatccctcatCCCATTCAACCGCACCAGCATCCCCAACACCCTCAGCACCAGCTACCTTCTGGGCCCTCTGTTTCAG GCCTTGCTCCTGGGCTTCCTCTCTCGTCAATGCTCAGCTaccaacaacagcagcatctACTGCGCAGAGGGACTGCTCCAATGGCCCAG ATGAACTCTCACAGTATCTGGGAGAACAGTATGGGTTTTGGGCCGGTCAGTGTCAGTCCCGGACTGGTTACACACATGGAG GATAGTCCTCTAATGTCTATAATCAAAGAGGTGGGCCTCCCAAAAAGACCTTCTCAGGCTAGGAATGATGAAGTACGGGACTTGTCAGAGAGGGTACCACCCCCacgctcttcttctcctgtgaTTGGGTCCCCTCCGGTCAGGGCAGTGCCTATTGGAACGCCGCCCAAACAGCCAATGAGCCATGCTCTAAATCATCAG atccaCCATCCCACGGCAGTTCATGTGAGAGCCCCGGTCCAGCACAGATACCCTGCTCCTTTCCCTGAGCGTGTGTCACCCAACACTCTCCTCAATATAGCT AACTCTCCTCTGTGTCGTGGTCCATTCCCGCCCGGAGTTGGTACAGTCCTGTCTCAGATTCAACGGGCTCAGCTGCTCAACTCTCAG gtggCTGGTTTTTCTCGGGGTGGACCTGGGCCTCCTTTGTTACCCGTTGGTAGCGGTTTCAGGCCATTCTTCAGGgggccccctcccccactcggCCACAGAATGGGCCCGTCCCCTCATGGCCACCTCAACCACACGCCACCCATCCGGCATAACACCACCCACCTTCACCCCCAGCACCGCCGTATGCTCACACAGCGCATGCAGAGCCGGGGAGG GGAGCGCGGCAGGACTGGAGGGGACAGGCGAAGCAGGGACCCCTACAGTAACCTAATGactcagaaggagaaggaatgGGTAACCAAGATCCAGATGATGCAGCTGCAAAGTACTGACCCTTATCTGGACGACTACTACTATCAG AACTACTATGAAAAGATGGAGAAACGtcaggaaagagagagggacagcAGCAAGAAGGAATACACCACCAAACTGATAACTCCACAGGTTGCCAAGGTTGAACACACCTACAGACCAG TTCAGTTTGCAGGCTCTCTGGGTAAGCTGACCGTCTCCAGCGTCAACAACCCTCGCAAGATGATTGATGCTGTGGTGACAACCCGCACAGATGACGAG gagaaaagagagaagcaGGTTTGGAACAAGAGGCGACAGATCCTCTACACGGTGGAGAAG ATGTACAGTATGCTGTTGGAGGTTCAAGACTTCGAAAAACGTTTTGTACAGGCGCCAGAGGAAGACAGGGAGGCTCTCCTGGAGCAGCATAAAACCAACACCACACAGCTCTGCAACTCTCTGCGGGAGAAGGAGTGGGACAACAG AGTGAATGATGAGCAGTGTGTGATGATCATGTCAGTGAGGAAGGGCAAGCGGCTCATCTCcaggctcctccccttcctcccctcaccGCAGGCTGCCGCCGTTGTCATGGCGATTTCCCGTAATCTTCCTGCCCTGGCCAAGAAGGACAAGCAGGACCAG GTGCTGTGCTGGTTAGTGGAGCCGGTTTCTGCAGTCATTCAGTCATTGTCAAGCTCCACCCTTACAGATCTGCTCCAGGAGCTTCAGGGCAGTGAGGGCCAGCTGGCTACAGTACTGCACAACAAG TTTGGTGTGACACTGCTCTATCTGATCCTGAGTGAAGGAGAGAGGATGCAAAGCACTGCTCCCAACTGTCAACTCATGGACGACAATCGATG GACTGAGTTGGTGTTTTCAGTGACGAGGGAGTTGCTCAGCATCCCCAGCTCATCTCTCTCGCCCCCCCTCTTCATGCCTCCCAACCTGCTCTCCCTGTTCTCCCGCTACGTAGATCGACAGAGGTTGGATCTGTTACAGGACAAGCTACA GAACACTTCTTCGTCCAGTTAG
- the patl1 gene encoding protein PAT1 homolog 1 isoform X2, with the protein MFRFQSLDEDCTLEEEDEGLVEEEDEIDQFNDDTFGAGAIDDDWQEEHKRLAGLEERDGLGAELGLEGGGLGEESDLGEGQTSTATHLHSAGHIPLSSPLSSLKFSLSSSGLPPDVDDRGGGGDLAESLARLILEADPAIAGVGAAEKPGPSPSSSRSSLSALQGLNRPGVSPQPSSIPHPIQPHQHPQHPQHQLPSGPSVSGLAPGLPLSSMLSYQQQQHLLRRGTAPMAQMNSHSIWENSMGFGPVSVSPGLVTHMEDSPLMSIIKEVGLPKRPSQARNDEVRDLSERVPPPRSSSPVIGSPPVRAVPIGTPPKQPMSHALNHQIHHPTAVHVRAPVQHRYPAPFPERVSPNTLLNIANSPLCRGPFPPGVGTVLSQIQRAQLLNSQVAGFSRGGPGPPLLPVGSGFRPFFRGPPPPLGHRMGPSPHGHLNHTPPIRHNTTHLHPQHRRMLTQRMQSRGGERGRTGGDRRSRDPYSNLMTQKEKEWVTKIQMMQLQSTDPYLDDYYYQNYYEKMEKRQERERDSSKKEYTTKLITPQVAKVEHTYRPVQFAGSLGKLTVSSVNNPRKMIDAVVTTRTDDEEKREKQVWNKRRQILYTVEKMYSMLLEVQDFEKRFVQAPEEDREALLEQHKTNTTQLCNSLREKEWDNRVNDEQCVMIMSVRKGKRLISRLLPFLPSPQAAAVVMAISRNLPALAKKDKQDQVLCWLVEPVSAVIQSLSSSTLTDLLQELQGSEGQLATVLHNKFGVTLLYLILSEGERMQSTAPNCQLMDDNRWTELVFSVTRELLSIPSSSLSPPLFMPPNLLSLFSRYVDRQRLDLLQDKLQ; encoded by the exons ATGTTCCGATTTCAG TCCCTGGATGAAGACTGTACGTTGGAGGAAGAAGACGAGGGACTGgtagaagaggaagatgaaatTGATCAGTTCAATGATGACACCTTCGGTGCTGGGGCCATTG ATGACGACTGGCAAGAAGAACACAAGCGCCTCGCTGGGCTTGAAGAGAGGGACGGGCTTGGCGCGGAACTGGGTTTGGAAGGAGGGGGACTGGGAGAAGAATCTGACTTAGGCGAAGGTCAGACCTCAACCGCCACGCATCTCCATTCAGCAGGCCATATACCCCTTTCATCTCCCCTTTCTTCCCTGAAGTTCTCCTTGTCTTCCTCTGGACTGCCTCCAG ATGTAGATGatcgaggagggggaggggactTGGCTGAGTCCCTGGCCAGACTCATTCTGGAGGCTGACCCGGCCATCGCAGGGGTTGGAGCAGCTGAAAAACCTGGTCCATCCCCCAGCTCTTCACGTTCTAGCCTTTCTGCTCTACAAGGCTTGAACCGCCCCGGAGTCTCGCCCCagccctcctccatccctcatCCCATTCAACCGCACCAGCATCCCCAACACCCTCAGCACCAGCTACCTTCTGGGCCCTCTGTTTCAG GCCTTGCTCCTGGGCTTCCTCTCTCGTCAATGCTCAGCTaccaacaacagcagcatctACTGCGCAGAGGGACTGCTCCAATGGCCCAG ATGAACTCTCACAGTATCTGGGAGAACAGTATGGGTTTTGGGCCGGTCAGTGTCAGTCCCGGACTGGTTACACACATGGAG GATAGTCCTCTAATGTCTATAATCAAAGAGGTGGGCCTCCCAAAAAGACCTTCTCAGGCTAGGAATGATGAAGTACGGGACTTGTCAGAGAGGGTACCACCCCCacgctcttcttctcctgtgaTTGGGTCCCCTCCGGTCAGGGCAGTGCCTATTGGAACGCCGCCCAAACAGCCAATGAGCCATGCTCTAAATCATCAG atccaCCATCCCACGGCAGTTCATGTGAGAGCCCCGGTCCAGCACAGATACCCTGCTCCTTTCCCTGAGCGTGTGTCACCCAACACTCTCCTCAATATAGCT AACTCTCCTCTGTGTCGTGGTCCATTCCCGCCCGGAGTTGGTACAGTCCTGTCTCAGATTCAACGGGCTCAGCTGCTCAACTCTCAG gtggCTGGTTTTTCTCGGGGTGGACCTGGGCCTCCTTTGTTACCCGTTGGTAGCGGTTTCAGGCCATTCTTCAGGgggccccctcccccactcggCCACAGAATGGGCCCGTCCCCTCATGGCCACCTCAACCACACGCCACCCATCCGGCATAACACCACCCACCTTCACCCCCAGCACCGCCGTATGCTCACACAGCGCATGCAGAGCCGGGGAGG GGAGCGCGGCAGGACTGGAGGGGACAGGCGAAGCAGGGACCCCTACAGTAACCTAATGactcagaaggagaaggaatgGGTAACCAAGATCCAGATGATGCAGCTGCAAAGTACTGACCCTTATCTGGACGACTACTACTATCAG AACTACTATGAAAAGATGGAGAAACGtcaggaaagagagagggacagcAGCAAGAAGGAATACACCACCAAACTGATAACTCCACAGGTTGCCAAGGTTGAACACACCTACAGACCAG TTCAGTTTGCAGGCTCTCTGGGTAAGCTGACCGTCTCCAGCGTCAACAACCCTCGCAAGATGATTGATGCTGTGGTGACAACCCGCACAGATGACGAG gagaaaagagagaagcaGGTTTGGAACAAGAGGCGACAGATCCTCTACACGGTGGAGAAG ATGTACAGTATGCTGTTGGAGGTTCAAGACTTCGAAAAACGTTTTGTACAGGCGCCAGAGGAAGACAGGGAGGCTCTCCTGGAGCAGCATAAAACCAACACCACACAGCTCTGCAACTCTCTGCGGGAGAAGGAGTGGGACAACAG AGTGAATGATGAGCAGTGTGTGATGATCATGTCAGTGAGGAAGGGCAAGCGGCTCATCTCcaggctcctccccttcctcccctcaccGCAGGCTGCCGCCGTTGTCATGGCGATTTCCCGTAATCTTCCTGCCCTGGCCAAGAAGGACAAGCAGGACCAG GTGCTGTGCTGGTTAGTGGAGCCGGTTTCTGCAGTCATTCAGTCATTGTCAAGCTCCACCCTTACAGATCTGCTCCAGGAGCTTCAGGGCAGTGAGGGCCAGCTGGCTACAGTACTGCACAACAAG TTTGGTGTGACACTGCTCTATCTGATCCTGAGTGAAGGAGAGAGGATGCAAAGCACTGCTCCCAACTGTCAACTCATGGACGACAATCGATG GACTGAGTTGGTGTTTTCAGTGACGAGGGAGTTGCTCAGCATCCCCAGCTCATCTCTCTCGCCCCCCCTCTTCATGCCTCCCAACCTGCTCTCCCTGTTCTCCCGCTACGTAGATCGACAGAGGTTGGATCTGTTACAGGACAAGCTACAGTGA
- the ndufs8a gene encoding NADH:ubiquinone oxidoreductase core subunit S8a isoform X2 produces the protein MAAPLRSLYSASRTEYVNAQEIPTDMKSITDRAAQTLLWTELFRGLGMTMSYLFREPATINYPFEKGPLSPRFRGEHALRRYPSGEERCIACKLCEAICPAQAITIEAETRRDGSRRTTRYDIDMTKCIYCGFCQEACPVDAIVEGPNFEFSTETHEELLYNKEKLLNNGDKWEAEIAANLKADYLYR, from the exons ATGGCTGCACCGTTGCGTTCACTTTACTCTGCGTCAAGGACAG AGTATGTGAATGCCCAAGAGATCCCCACAGACATGAAGTCCATCACAGATCGAGCTGCTCAGACGCTGCTGTGGACTGAGCTCTTCAGAG GGCTGGGCATGACGATGAGCTACCTGTTTAGAGAGCCCGCCACCATCAACTACCCGTTTGAGAAGGGGCCACTGTCACCTCGCTTCAGAGGAGAACACGCACTGCGCAG GTATCCTTCAGGAGAGGAGCGCTGCATCGCCTGCAAACTGTGCGAAGCTATCTGCCCTGCACAG GCCATCACCATTGAAGCAGAGACTCGTCGTGATGGCAGCAGGAGGACGACTCGCTATGACATCGACATGACCAAATGCATTTACTGCGGCTTCTGTCAGGAGGCGTGTCCTGTGGACGCCATTGTAGAG GGGCCTAACTTTGAGTTTTCCACTGAAACGCATGAAGAACTGCTCTACAACAAGGAGAAGCTCCTCAACAACGGGGACAAGTGGGAGGCAGAGATAGCTGCCAACCTAAAAGCTGATTACCTCTACcgatag
- the ndufs8a gene encoding NADH:ubiquinone oxidoreductase core subunit S8a isoform X1, producing the protein MAAPLRSLYSASRTGTFVSSQILARSFGVSTQREGFKYVNAQEIPTDMKSITDRAAQTLLWTELFRGLGMTMSYLFREPATINYPFEKGPLSPRFRGEHALRRYPSGEERCIACKLCEAICPAQAITIEAETRRDGSRRTTRYDIDMTKCIYCGFCQEACPVDAIVEGPNFEFSTETHEELLYNKEKLLNNGDKWEAEIAANLKADYLYR; encoded by the exons ATGGCTGCACCGTTGCGTTCACTTTACTCTGCGTCAAGGACAG GCACTTTTGTGTCCAGCCAGATTCTAGCAAGGTCCTTCGGGGTGTCCACACAAAGGGAAGGATTTA AGTATGTGAATGCCCAAGAGATCCCCACAGACATGAAGTCCATCACAGATCGAGCTGCTCAGACGCTGCTGTGGACTGAGCTCTTCAGAG GGCTGGGCATGACGATGAGCTACCTGTTTAGAGAGCCCGCCACCATCAACTACCCGTTTGAGAAGGGGCCACTGTCACCTCGCTTCAGAGGAGAACACGCACTGCGCAG GTATCCTTCAGGAGAGGAGCGCTGCATCGCCTGCAAACTGTGCGAAGCTATCTGCCCTGCACAG GCCATCACCATTGAAGCAGAGACTCGTCGTGATGGCAGCAGGAGGACGACTCGCTATGACATCGACATGACCAAATGCATTTACTGCGGCTTCTGTCAGGAGGCGTGTCCTGTGGACGCCATTGTAGAG GGGCCTAACTTTGAGTTTTCCACTGAAACGCATGAAGAACTGCTCTACAACAAGGAGAAGCTCCTCAACAACGGGGACAAGTGGGAGGCAGAGATAGCTGCCAACCTAAAAGCTGATTACCTCTACcgatag